Part of the Sinorhizobium sp. BG8 genome, AGCGATCCACACGTACCGGCGGAGCAGGAGGTGGATACTGCGGTCTCCGCCCAGCCCGAGGAGACCGTCGCTGACGCTCCTGTAGGGTCGGAAGCAGCAGCTTCAGAGAAGGTTGCCGAGGAGGAAAATTCCGCCTCCACGACATTTTCCGAGGCCGAGTCGCATTCCTATTTCGGCGGCAGCGATGCCGCGAAGGCACCGGAACCCGTCCCCCCTCGCAGGGGCAGTGCCGGACCGCTCGCTGCCGGCATACTCGGCGGCCTGATCGCGCTCGTGGGTGCTGGAAGCCTGCAATATGGGGGCTACCTGCCGTTCCTCGGTCCACAAGAGGAGGAATCGAACGCGGCCGTCGATGCGCTTTCCGAGGAAGTTGCGAGCCTGAAGGCTACGCTGGCGCAAGCGCCGAGCGCGAGCCCTGACCTTGTGCCACTGGAGACCCGGATCGCCAGTCTGGAGCAGAGCCTTGCGAACGCACCTTCGTTGAGCAGCGGAAACACGACCGAGACATCAACGGCACTTGCCTCTCTTGAAGCGAAGGTTTCGGCCCTTTCAACAGAACTCGCAACGGTCAGCAAGCAGGCAGAAGACGCGGCGCGCGCAAGCAGCGGGAGCGAGACCCAACTCGATGAGAGGCTTGCTGTCGTCGAACAGAAGCTTGAGAAGCCTGAGAAGGATGTCTCTGTGGCCCGCGCCATGGGCGCGGCCACGCTGAAGACGGCGATTGACCGCGGTGGCCCATACCTGGCGGAGCTCGAAGCACTTGCGAGCGTCGCACCGGACGATCCGGCAATTGCGGGCCTTCGCGAACGGGCTGCCGTCGGTGTCGTATCGCGCAGCCAGCTCGCCGCAACCTTTCCGGATACCGCCGACAAGATACTGGCGGCCATCCATCAGCCTCAGGGCGACGAGGGCGTCATTGCCCGGCTGATGTCGAGTGCCACCTCCGCCATCCGCATTCGCCCGGTCGGCAGCGTCGAGGGAGACAGTCCCGAGGCGATCGTCGCGCGTATTGAAGACAAGGTGCGCAATGGCGACCTGAAGGGCGCGGCAATCGAATGGGAAGTTCTGCCTGAGGCAGGAAAGGCCGCCGGAGCCGACTACAAGACACTGCTGGATCAGCGGGTCGCCGTCGAGGATCTGGTCGGCGCCGTCGTTTCACGTTCCATGTCAAGCACCGGAACCCAGGGATGAGGAAAGAGTAGATGGTTCGTATCCTGGTCTTCGCACTCATTGTTCTGGCCCTGGGATCGGGCTTTGCCTGGCTTGCGGACCGCCCCGGCGAGCTCTCGCTCGTCTGGCAGGGCCAGCGTGCCGACATGAGCCTGATGGTCGCCGCCACGCTGCTCGTATCCTTCCTTGCGGCAGTGATGCTTGCCTGGTGGATCGTTCGGGTCGTCCTGACGTCGCCCCATTCCATTCAGCGCTACTTCCGCGCCCGCAAGCGGGACCGGGGCTATCAGGCCCTGTCGACAGGACTTATCGCCGCCGGAGCCGGTGATGCGTCCCTCGCCCGCAAGATGAATGCACGGGCAAGAGGTCTCATCCGCGCGGACCAGGAACCCCTGATCCACCTGCTCGAGGCACAGGCCGCCCTGATCGAAGGACGGCACGACGAGGCCCGGCAGACATTCGAACGCATGGCGGACGATCCAGAAACGAGGGAACTGGGCCTGCGCGGCCTGTACCTCGAAGCGCGAAGGCTCGGCGCAAACGAAGCGGCACGCCAGTACGCCGAGCGAGCCGCGGAGAAGGCTCCACACCTCCCATGGGCCGCCGAAGCGGCGCTCGAGTATCGTTCGCAGGCAGGCGACTGGGACGACGCGCTTCGGCTCGTCGATCAGACACGATCCACCACAAGCACGGACAAGGCGGCGAACGACCGAAGGAAGGCCGTGCTTTTGACGGCAAGGGCCGGCGGCAGGCTGGAGGCCGACCCGAGGGGTGCTCGCGACGATGCGACCCACGCACTGAAGCTCTCGGAAAACTTCGTGCCGGCAGGTCTGATCGCCGCGAAGGCCTACCTCCGCGAAAACAACCTCCGCAAGGCGGCATCCCTGCTCGAACAGCTTTGGAAGGGCCAGCCGCATCCCGAAGTCGCCAAGCTCTATGTCAGGGCGCGCAACGGCGACTCGGCAAGCGAGCGGCTGAAGCGTGCGGAAAAGCTCGAGGGCCTGCGTCCAAACAATGTCGAGGCGCTGATTGCCGTGTCCGAAGCGGCGCTCGAAGCACGGAATTTCCACCTGGCACGCGACAAGGCGGAGGCGGCGGCGCGATTGTCGCCACGTGAAGGCATCTTCCTGCTCCTGGCCGATATCGAGGATGCCGAAACCGGCGATCAGGGCCGCATCCGCCACTGGATGAACCAGGCATTGAAGTCTCCGCGTGACCCGGCCTGGACCTCCGACGGTATTGTCGCTTCGGAGTGGATGCCGGTTTCACCGGTGACCGGCAAGCTGGACGCCTTCGAGTGGCGGGCACCCGTCTCCCAGCTCGACGGTCCGGTCGAGGAAGGATCGGCCAATCCGGCGGAGGAGGCGATCCGCACGCTCCCGCCGATCGCCGTTACGGCCGCGAAGGCAGAGGCGGCAAGCCAGCCGGTCGCAGAGAAGGTTCAGACAATCCATATTGAACCCGCCCAGAAGGCAGAGAAGAAAACGTCGGACAAGACGGCTGAAGACAAGAAACAGGCCGGCAGCATCGGGGAGGAGAAGCCATTCTTCGGCGGACTGCCGGATGATCCCGGCGTGAAGGGCGAAGTGCGCAAGGAAGCGGCTTCCGCATTCCGGTTGTTCTGATCGACGCAAGGGGTAGTGGGCTAAGGATGTTCGAGCGGTTGCAGCAATTCGTCGCGAGCCTGTCGGGAGATTCGAAACGCGGCCTTGCCACAGGTGATCCGCGCGTCGCCGTGATCGGGCTGTGCATCCAGGTCATGGAAGCGGACGGGCAGATCCTGGAGGTGGAACGCGAGGCGTTGCGATCGGCTTTCAAGGACCGCTACCACGTGAACGACGCCGAGTTCGACGCACTCGTCGACGCTGGAACAAGTGCCGAGAGCGAGGCGATCGATTTCTTTCGCTTTACCTCCGAACTCAAGCGCCAGCTCTCGGAAGACCAGCGAATTGACCTTGTCGGCCTGCTGTGGGAAATCGTTTATGCCGATGGCGTCCGCAGCGAGCTGGAAGATCATGCCCTCTGGCGCATAGCTGATCTGCTTGGGGTGACCAGCAGGGAGCGCATCATGAAGCGGCAGGAGGTAGCCGGGAGGATTGGTGAAACCGGAGGGGGCGAGGAAGCGCAGGACGCCTGAGACGATGTTGGAAATACCGCGGAAGCCGGGCGACAACCGGCCCATTCTGATCGTGCTCCACCAGGAGTCCTCCAGCCCAGGGAGGGTCGGCCACATCCTTCGAGAGATGGGCTTCGACCTGGACATTCGCAGACCCGTTCTCGACGATCCTCTTCCGCCGACATTGAACGACCACGCCGGCGCCGTCGTGTTCGGCGGCCCCATGAGCGCGAATGACAACTATGACTACGTCCGGCGCGAGATCGACTGGCTCTCGGTCCCCCTGACGGAGAACCGCCCGTTTCTGGGCATCTGCCTCGGGGCGCAGATGCTGGTCCGGCATCTCGGAGGTAAGGTCGGCCCCGATGCCAACGGCATGACGGAGATCGGCTGGTATCCGTTGAAGGCAACGGATGCCGGCCACGAACTGATGGTCTGGCCAAGCATGGTCTATCAGTTCCACCGCGAGGGCTTCGAGCTACCGCGCGACGCAACCCTGCTTGCAACCGGCCACCACTATGAAAACCAGGCGTTCCGATATGGAGAATCCGCCTGGGGTATCCAGTTCCATGGCGAGCTCACGCTCGCGATGATGCACCGCTGGGTCGTTCGCGGCGCCGAGCGTTTCGAACTGCCGGGAGCCCAGATCGGCAAGGCGCATCTCGATGGCCGCATGCTTTACGACGCTGCTCTGCGTGTCTGGATGAAGGCATTTCTCAACCGCATCTTTCATGAGCAGTGAACCCGGTCGTCATTCGCTCCCTGCGTGCTCGGAATGAGCCGGCCATGAAAGTTGCCGACCGGGGAGCGGAACGGTTGTTCCAATAGCGGTAAGCGGCCGGATGATGCGCGGGGGATCGTCACGGGCGCAAGGACGCACGTTAAACATGTTTGCCGGTTGGACCGTACTGCGCACTTGCTGCTTTCCGCGCCAATGTCTACATGTCAGCACGGATTAAATTGGAGAAGACAATGATAGCGGTCATCAACACCCTATTGTTCATCATCAGCATCGCGTGGTTTTTGGTCATCGCATCGGCGATCTTTTCCTGGCTCTACGCGTTCAACGTGATCAACGCGAACAATCAGGTCATCGCCACGATCGGGCGATCGCTCTACCAGTTGACTGAACCGGTCTACCGGCCGATCCGTCGCATCCTGCCGAATTTCGGCGGCGTCGATCTTTCGCCACTCGTTGTTCTGGTCATCCTGTTCTTCCTGGAGCAGGTCATCCGCAGCGTCCTCGCACCCGCCCTCCTCGGGCTCTGAGCCGGCCAGTCGGTCCGGCTCCGCCGTGCGGCCATCAGCGGACCAGAAATGAAAAATCCTCCGGCTCGCTTGGCGAACCGGAGGATTGATTGGACGACCGTCGATTACTCCGGTCGAGTTACTTCTGAGCCTTGGCCCGCTCTACCGCTTCCTTGATCAGTTCCTTGGCCGCAGCCGCGTCCTGCCAGCCGAAGATCTTGACCCACTTGCCGGGTTCCAGATCCTTGTAGTGCTCGAAGAAGTGTTCGATCTGCTTGAGAGTGATTTCCGGCAGGTCCGTGTAGTTTTGAACCTTTTCGTAGCGCAGGGTGAGGTGCGTCGAGGGAACGGCGATGATCTTCTCGTCCTTGCCCGAATTGTCTTCCATCATCAGCACGCCGATCGGGCGCACATTGATGACACAGCCCGGAACGAGCGGCCGGGTGCTGGCGATCAGAACGTCGATCGGGTCGCCGTCGTCGGAGAGCGTGTGCGGCACGAAGCCATAGTTGCCGGGATAGGTCATCGGCGTATAGAGGAACCGGTCGACGACGAGCGTGCCGGCTTCCTTGTCCATCTCATACTTGATCGGATGTCCACCGACGGGAACCTCGACGATTACGTTGACGTCTTCCGGCGGGTTCTTTCCGATGGAGATTGCATCGATACGCATGGTGACTCCTGAATGCTGTGGAATTTGCGGTCTCGATAAAGGGAAACATCCTGCAACGCAACATCACTTTCGTTGTGCCGCCGCAGGGGGCGACACTAAAGCACTGCCGGACCACGGCCCGGTGGCGATCACCGACCCGTCCTGCAACCTCGTTCGATGCGTGAAGTGGCGGCGTTATCGCCAGGCGAAACCGATCTTCTTCAGATCCTTGTCGCCGAAGTTTTCCATTCCCTCGGCGATGTCGACGCCGCCCTCCGAGCGGAAGAACCGCTCAGCGTGCTCGCTGTCTTCGAGGCACCAGACCACAAGCCCGTCACACCCAAGGGACTTGAGCAAGCGCCGGGCTTCCCCGAAGAGCATCCGCCCGAGGCCGAGCCCCTGGTATTCCGGACGCAGATAGATCTCGTAGATTTCGCCCTCGTAGGGCAGCGCCTTGGCGCGATTCAATCCGAGGGTGGCATAACCCGCCACCGTCCCAGCAACGTCGAGAACCAGCAGTGTCGCCGGGCCGCGGGTCGCCTTGCGCCACCAGTTCTCGTTGCGGCGTTCCACCATGTTGATCAGCGGCTTGTGCGGTATGAGGCCGGAGTAGGTGTGCAGCCAGGATACCCGATGGGTCTCGGATATCGCCCGCGCGTCCTGCGGCTCGGCGCGCCGCACATCGATCGACAAAGTTTTCATGATGTGACTCTATTCCGGCACAAACGCCGCAGGAATCCCGGCGACTCCGGCGATCCCGCTTGCCCACAGGCAAGTTTGTTACGGCGCTTCGGAAAGTTAACGCTTTTTTAACATTCGTCACAAGGCGTAAAACGATAGCACACATGAAAAACCCCGGCGCGAGGGCCGGGGCTTTTCATCACTTCCATGTGACCGCCAAGGGCGAATCACATGCCGGCTGCTGCACGGGACTTTTCGAAGCGCTTGCGCTCATTCGGATCAAGATAGAGCTTGCGGAGACGGATGGACTTCGGCGTGACTTCCACCAGCTCATCGTCCTGGATCCAAGAAAGCGCGCGCTCAAGCGTCATCTTGATCGGCGGGGTGAGGCGCACCGCTTCATCCTTGCCGGCGGCGCGGATGTTGGTGAGCTTCTTGCCCTTCAGCACGTTCACTTCCAGATCGTTGTCGCGGGTATGGATGCCGACGATCATGCCTTCGTAGACCTTCTCGCCAGCGTCGATGACCATCGGCCCGCGGTCTTCGAGGTTGAAGAGGGCGTAGGCCACTGCCTCGCCGGCTTCGTTGGCCAGCAGGACTCCGTTCACACGCCCGCCGATCTCGCCCTTGAAGGGCTGGTAGTCGTGGAACAGGCGGTTCATGATCGCGGTGCCGCGCGTATCGGTCAGAAGCTCAGACTGGTAGCCGATGAGGCCGCGTGTCGGCGCGAAGAAGACGAGACGGACGCGGTTGCCGCCGGAAGGACGAAGCTCGACCATCTCGGCCTTGCGCTCCGACATCTTCTGCACGACGACGCCGGAATGCTCTTCATCCACGTCGATGACGACTTCCTCGATCGGCTCGAGCATCTGGCCCGTCGCCTCATCCTTGTGCATGACAACGCGCGGACGCGAAACGGCAATCTCGAAGCCTTCGCGGCGCATCGTTTCGATGAGCACGGCGAGCTGAAGTTCGCCACGACCGGAAACGAAGAACGAGTCCTTGTCGCCCGACTCTTCGATCTTCAGCGCGACGTTGCCTTCGGCTTCCTTGAAGAGACGGTCGCGGATGACGCGGCTCGTCACCTTGTCGCCTTCGGTGCCGGCAAGCGGCGAGTCATTGACAATGAAGGACATGGTAACGGTCGGCGGGTCGATCGGCTGTGCCTTCATGGCCTCGGAGACCGAGGGATCGCAGAATGTATCGGCGACCGTACCCTTGGTCAGGCCGGCAATGGCCACGATGTCGCCCGCATGGGCTTCTTCGATAGCCGTGCGCTCGATACCGCGGAAGGCGAGGATCTTCGATATACGGCCGTTTTCGATGAGCTGGCCGTCCTGGCCGAGAACCTTGACGGTCTGGTTCGGCTTGATCGAACCGGAATGGATGCGGCCGGTGATGATACGACCGAGGAAGGGGTTGGCTTCGAGGATTGTGCCAATCATGCGGAACGGGCCTTCGGCAACCGTCGGCTCCGGCACGTGCTTCAGCACGAGATCGAGCAGCGGCGCCATGCCTTCGTCCTGCGGGCCTTCCGGGTTGACGTTCATCCAGCCGTTGCGGCCCGAACCGTAGAGGATCGGGAAGTCGAGCTGTTCGTCGGTGGCGTCGAGATTGGCGAAAAGGTCGAAGACCTCGTTCAGCACTTCCTCGTGGCGGCCGTCCGGACGGTCGATCTTGTTGATCGCGACGATCGGCTTCAGGCCGACCTTGAGCGCCTTGCCGACCACGAACTTGGTCTGCGGCATCGGGCCTTCGGAGCTATCGACGAGAACGATCGCGCCGTCCACCATCGAGAGGATGCGCTCCACTTCACCGCCGAAGTCGGCGTGGCCGGGCGTGTCCACGATGTTGATGCGCGTGCCCTTCCACTCGACCGAAGTCGCCTTGGCGAGAATGGTGATGCCGCGTTCCTTTTCCAGGTCGTTGGAATCCATGACGCGTTCAGCAACGCGCTGGTTCTCGCGGAAGGAGCCGGACTGTTTCAGGAGTTCGTCGACGAGGGTGGTCTTCCCATGGTCAACGTGCGCGATGATCGCGATATTGCGAATGGACATATGAATATCTCTGAGGTTACGGGCGCGCACGCATGCGGAAGGCGCCATTTGCATTTGGGGCGTCCATACATCGAATTACGCAATTGCGAAAGGGGGCAAGCCGAACTCTGTCTCCTAAACGCTGCAAAGCTGGCGGCTTCATGCGTTACGCATTGGGTCTAGCGTCACCCTGAACAGTTCCTGATCCTCCCGATCCATGAGCCGCACGGTGAGTTGTTCGGTCTGTCCATTGATGTCGACGATGCCGAAGAACTGCAGGCCCGCCGACGGAGGGAGATTGCTGTCCGCCCCGCCCCCGGACGCCTTCATGAATCGGACTTCGGGTCCGAACGTCATGTCGAGAGGGTGCGGACCGTAGGTTCCCGAATGCAATGGGCCGGAAACAAACTCCCAGAAAGGCAGGAACTCCTTGAAGCGCGCCCTTGCTGGGTCATAGTGGTGTGCCGCCGTGTAGTGAACATCGGCGGTCAGCCAAATGACATTCTGGATGGCATTGTCGCGAAGAAAGGTGAGAAGGTCGGCAATTTCCGTCTCCCGGGCCGCGGGCGGCCCGTTAAGCCCGTCGGCGACGCCTTCATAGCCGAGCTTGTTCGCATAGTCGTCCCACACGACGACACCGAGCGGCATGTCGCAGGCGATCACTTTCCAGACCGCTTTCGACGCCAAGAGTTCGCGTCTCAGCCAGTCCGCCTGCCTCCAGCCGAACAGGCCGTTTTCCAGACTTCCCTGGTTGGGGCTACGGTAGGATCTGAGATCGACGAAGAACACGTCGACCAGCGGGCCGTAGGCGACCTTGCGAAAAATCCGACCCGGCTGGGCCGGAAAGTAGCCGATCGGCGTCATCTCCTGGAAGGCGCGCATGGCCCGCGCCGCATAGAGGGAGACATCCTTGTCCGGATAGCGGGGATCGTCCCTGAGGTCCGTCGACGCCGACCAGTTGTTCAGAACCTCGTGATCGTCCCACTGGAAGAACACTGGACACTGGGCGTTGAAATCGAGAACGTTCCGGTCAAGCAGATTGTATTTCCACTGGCCGCGGTACTCTTCGAGCGTCCGGGCGACCTGGCGCTTCTCGTCCGTGACGATGCGGTTCTTCCAGATCGTCCCGTCCTTTAGCTTGATCTCGTCGGGGATTGGGCCGTCAGCGTAGATGGTGTCGCCGGAATGGATGAAGAAATCCGGCTCGTGCCGCAGCATTGTCGAGTAGGTCTTCATACCGACATCATCGATGCCCCAGCCCTGCCCCGCCGTATCCCCGGACCAGACGAACCGCACCGACCGCCGGCGCAGTGGCCCCGTGCGAAACCGCCCGACCACTGGCTCTGAGACCAGGTGACCGGCATAGGGATCGGTCGCCGTGAACCGGTAGAAAATGTCCTGGTCCGGCAACAACCCCTTGAGCTGGGTCTTAACCGCGAAGTCGTTGCCCGGCAGTGCCTTCAATGGGGGCAGGCGGACAGGGTCGGAGAACCCCTCGGTCGTCGCGTATTCGACCGTAACCTCGGCCGCGCGATCGACCCGGGTCCAGATCATGCCGGAGGACGGATCGACGTCGCCTGACTGCACACCGTGGGTGAAAAGCGGGCGCCCATGTCCGCGGGCGTAGTATGGAACGGCCAATGCGGAAGAAGCGGCGAGAGCGCCTGCACCGGACGCAAGAAGGAAGGACCGCCTCGTAAGCACATCAGGAACAATCGCCATGCCACCTCCGGCCGAAACCTGCGAATCGGATAGCGATTCGCAGGCTGACCATTGGCGGCCGAGGTGTCAGGCGCGCAACGAAACGATGACTGTTCGCGTACATTTCGGTGACAGAAGCGTGAAGGAGAGGCTCAGGCCGCCAGCCCCTTCTTCACAAGCATCGCATCCACGCTCGGCAGTTTGCCGCGGAACGCCTTGTAGGCGTCCTCGGGATCAATCGAGCCGCCGACCGAATAGATGTTTGTCTTGAGTCTCAGTGCCATTTCCGGATCGAAGGCGTCCCCGGTCTCGGTAAACGCTGCAAAGGCATCGGCGTCGAGAACTTCGGACCACATGTAGGAATAGTAGCCCGCCGAGTAGCCGTCTCCCGAGAAAACGTGCTGGAAGTGCGGCGTCGCATGGCGCATGACAATCGAGGCGGGCATGCCCAGGCCCTCCAGTACATCCGCCTGGACGGCCATCGGATCCTCGACCGGTCCGCGCGTATGGAAAGCCATGTCGACCAGCGCGGAGGACGTGAACTCGACGGTCGCGAAGCCGGCATTGAAGGTGCGCGCGGCGAGCACCTTGTCCAGCAGCGCCTGGGGCATCGCCTGCCCTGTCTCATAGTGGACGGCATAGGCCTTGAGGATGTCGGGCACCGTCAGCCAGTGCTCGTAGAGCTGCGACGGCAGCTCCACGAAGTCACGGGAGACCCCGGTGCCGGAAACGGACGGATAGGTGACGTTCGACAACATGCCGTGAAGCGCGTGGCCGAACTCGTGGAAGAGCGTACGGGCATCATCGAGCGAAAGCAGTGCCGGCTTGCCTTCTGCTGGCTTGGCGAAGTTGCAGACATTGTAGATGATCGGGATCTCGCCAATCGCACCGTTCTTCAACGGAAGCTTGTGCTGGCTCTGGAAGGCGCTCATCCAGGCGCCCGAGCGCTTTGAGGCGCGCGCGAAATAGTCGCCGAGGAACATGGCCAGAAGCCGGTCGTCGCGATCACGGATCTCGAACACCCTTACGTCGGGATGATAGGCGGGCACATCCTTTTTCTCGACCGCCCGTATGCCGAACAGCCGGCCCGCGACGTCGAAGCAGGCCTCGATGATCTTCTCGAGCTGCAGGTAGGGTTTCAGTTCCGCTTCGGAGAAATCGAACTTTCGCGCACGCAGCTTTTCCGCATAGTGGCGCCAATCCCATGGCATCACGGGATGGTTCTTGCCTTCCTCCACCACGAGTTCGGCAAGTTCCGCCTCTTCCTCCCGTGCACGCGCGACGGCCTTTGCCCAGACGGTGGTCAGAAGTTCGTTGACCGACTCCGGCGTCTTGGCCATCGTATTGTCGAGCTTCAGGGCAGCATAGTGTGCGTAGCCAAGCAGCGACGCCTTCTCGGCGCGCAGTGCCAGCGTCTCCTTGACGATCTCCCGATTGTCCGTCTCTCCGCCGTTGCGTCCCCGTGCCGCCCAGGCATGGAATGCCTGTTCCCGCAGAACCCGGTTGGTGGAGAAGGTGAGAAACGGTTCGATGATCGATCGCGAGAGCGTCACCGCATACTTGCCGTCCTCGCCGCGCTCGCGGGCGGCGGCGGCCATCGCGTCGCGGAGGAAATCGGGCAATCCCGCGAGTTCACTTTCCTCGGAAAGCAGCAGCGCCCAGCTCTTTTCATCGGCAAGCACGTTCTGGCCGAACTTCGCGCCGAGGCCGGCGAGTGTCTCGTTGATTGCGGTCAACCTCTCCTGCTTGTCCTTTGCAAGTGCGGCCCCGGACTTGACGAAGCCTTTCCAGTGGCGCTCAAGGACACGCGTCTGCTCACCCGACAGGTCGAGCTCCTCCCTTTTCTGCCAAAGTTCATCGATGCGGGAAAAGAGCGCCTGATTGGTACCGATCCTGGAGTAGTGCCGCGACATCTTTGGTGCAATCTCGCGTTCCAGCGCCTGTATCGTCTCATTGGTGTTGGCTCCGGCGCGGTTCCAGAAGAGTGCCGACACGCGTGACAGCTCGTCGCCGGCAATCTCAAGCGCCGTCACCGTATTGTCGAACGTCGGCGCGGCTGTATTGCCCGCGATCGCCTCAACCTCTGTCTGGTGAGCATCGAAGGCCGCATCGAAAGCGGACGAAAAGGCATTATCCTCCACCAGATCGAAACGCGGCAGGCCGTTCAGGCCGTTCCATTCTACGAGAGCGGGGGAGATGCGTGGATCTGCGGTCATTCTGTCCATCCTGTACCTTCAAATCATCAGACGGCGAATATAGGCACAACGAACGGGGATTGGTACGCCGATGGCGCAGCGGACTGGAAAATTGGATCGCATCCGGCTAAATTGCGTCGAGACCCGGACGGCCGGCACCGAACCACTTGACGCAAGCGTCGACATCGGTGACAACGGCCGGGTTCCGCGGCCTTACATTCCGGATGCCGCAGATCGAACATTGGTGCCGGGCCCCTCTGGCGAGAGTTTTACGGCGCTCTCGTGATGTCGGTACCGCCAGCAGATGAGCCGGCGGATTCTAGAACATGAAGATTTTGATCATGCCTGATCCGCATGCCTGTGTCGGCATGCGTTTTTCCACTACCCGTTCCAACACTTACAAGCTTTCGGGGCAGGAGGTGCGGCCATGACCCGACCTGCAATGCCCCAGAATGCCACGGGCTACTTCAAGTGGGCCTTCATCGTGACCATTGTCGGGCTGGTGCTCGGCGCATGGGTCGGATGGCAGGCGACCGGCACGCTCAGCGGCATGGCGACCGTCTTTTTCATCTGTGCCGTCCTTGCGGTGCTTGAGATATCGCTCTCCTTCGACAACGCCATCGTCAACGCCAACAAGCTCAAGGACATGACGCCGGTCTGGCAGCACCGGTTCCTGACCTGGGGTATCGTGATCGCCGTCTTCGGCATGCGTATCGTATTCCCCCTGCTGATCGTGGTGATCGCCGCAAACATCGGGCCGATCGAGGCACTGGTCCTCGCCGCCAAGAACCCGGCGGAATACGCCCGGATCATGACGGATGCGCACCTCCCCATTGCAGCCTTTGGTGGCACCTTCCTGATGATGGTGGGCCTCACCTATTTCTTCGATCATGAGAAGGACGTGCACTGGATCGCCTTCATCGAGAAGCATATGTCCCGCTTCGCGACCATCAAGGGCATCGAGATCGCCTTCGTTCTTTGCTTGATCCTGCTGTTCTCCAATCTTCTCGAGGGCGAGGAAGCAACCACCTTCGTCTATTCGGCGATCTACGGCCTGCTGACCTTCCTGGCGGTCGAGGTCGTGGGTGGCCTGCTCGATGCGTCCCAGCAGACGATGAGCGCAGCGGCAAAAGGCGGCCTCGGGGCTTTCATCTACCTGGAAGTTCTGGATGCCAGCTTCTCGTTCGACGGCGTCATCGGCGCCTTCGCCCTGACCCAGAACCTGTTCATCATCGCCATCGGCCTCGGCATCGGCGCGATGTACGTGCGCTCGATGACCATCATGCTGGTGGACAAGGGTACGCTCGCGGAATACCGCTATCTCGAGCACGGGGCCTTCTACGCGATCCTGATCCTCTCGGTGATCATGTACTGCCAGACGCTGGTGCATATTCCCGA contains:
- a CDS encoding DUF475 domain-containing protein, yielding MTRPAMPQNATGYFKWAFIVTIVGLVLGAWVGWQATGTLSGMATVFFICAVLAVLEISLSFDNAIVNANKLKDMTPVWQHRFLTWGIVIAVFGMRIVFPLLIVVIAANIGPIEALVLAAKNPAEYARIMTDAHLPIAAFGGTFLMMVGLTYFFDHEKDVHWIAFIEKHMSRFATIKGIEIAFVLCLILLFSNLLEGEEATTFVYSAIYGLLTFLAVEVVGGLLDASQQTMSAAAKGGLGAFIYLEVLDASFSFDGVIGAFALTQNLFIIAIGLGIGAMYVRSMTIMLVDKGTLAEYRYLEHGAFYAILILSVIMYCQTLVHIPEVITGLGGAGLIGISLWSSIRHNRLEQQEEERRERAVEHV
- a CDS encoding M3 family metallopeptidase, with translation MTADPRISPALVEWNGLNGLPRFDLVEDNAFSSAFDAAFDAHQTEVEAIAGNTAAPTFDNTVTALEIAGDELSRVSALFWNRAGANTNETIQALEREIAPKMSRHYSRIGTNQALFSRIDELWQKREELDLSGEQTRVLERHWKGFVKSGAALAKDKQERLTAINETLAGLGAKFGQNVLADEKSWALLLSEESELAGLPDFLRDAMAAAARERGEDGKYAVTLSRSIIEPFLTFSTNRVLREQAFHAWAARGRNGGETDNREIVKETLALRAEKASLLGYAHYAALKLDNTMAKTPESVNELLTTVWAKAVARAREEEAELAELVVEEGKNHPVMPWDWRHYAEKLRARKFDFSEAELKPYLQLEKIIEACFDVAGRLFGIRAVEKKDVPAYHPDVRVFEIRDRDDRLLAMFLGDYFARASKRSGAWMSAFQSQHKLPLKNGAIGEIPIIYNVCNFAKPAEGKPALLSLDDARTLFHEFGHALHGMLSNVTYPSVSGTGVSRDFVELPSQLYEHWLTVPDILKAYAVHYETGQAMPQALLDKVLAARTFNAGFATVEFTSSALVDMAFHTRGPVEDPMAVQADVLEGLGMPASIVMRHATPHFQHVFSGDGYSAGYYSYMWSEVLDADAFAAFTETGDAFDPEMALRLKTNIYSVGGSIDPEDAYKAFRGKLPSVDAMLVKKGLAA
- a CDS encoding alkaline phosphatase D family protein; protein product: MAIVPDVLTRRSFLLASGAGALAASSALAVPYYARGHGRPLFTHGVQSGDVDPSSGMIWTRVDRAAEVTVEYATTEGFSDPVRLPPLKALPGNDFAVKTQLKGLLPDQDIFYRFTATDPYAGHLVSEPVVGRFRTGPLRRRSVRFVWSGDTAGQGWGIDDVGMKTYSTMLRHEPDFFIHSGDTIYADGPIPDEIKLKDGTIWKNRIVTDEKRQVARTLEEYRGQWKYNLLDRNVLDFNAQCPVFFQWDDHEVLNNWSASTDLRDDPRYPDKDVSLYAARAMRAFQEMTPIGYFPAQPGRIFRKVAYGPLVDVFFVDLRSYRSPNQGSLENGLFGWRQADWLRRELLASKAVWKVIACDMPLGVVVWDDYANKLGYEGVADGLNGPPAARETEIADLLTFLRDNAIQNVIWLTADVHYTAAHHYDPARARFKEFLPFWEFVSGPLHSGTYGPHPLDMTFGPEVRFMKASGGGADSNLPPSAGLQFFGIVDINGQTEQLTVRLMDREDQELFRVTLDPMRNA